The following are encoded together in the Dyella terrae genome:
- a CDS encoding non-ribosomal peptide synthetase, giving the protein MNPHESAQATDASPIAVDYDPFAGAALARVVPATAPQREVWLASTLEPEASLAYNESVSLRLHGDLDVEALQTALRQLPERHEALRATFANDGGELCIAAELDLPCPLRELSWLGPDEQQAEIEATLARVVSEPFNLDTGPLVRAELLRLSSQEHLLVFTAHHIVCDGWSFGVIVRDLAALYAQQIGKGEELPPADVFADYALAEADHTQSAAGKDDEAYWLARFANATPSLDLPTDHPRPRQRSFHSRREDLSLDGALVADIKRMGAQRGASLYATLLAGFGLLLQRLSGQDDVVIGIPSAGQAAGGHQDLVGHCVNVLPLRVMLDTTAPFEDSLKQVRGDLLDAFDHQQYTLGSLLARLALPRDPSRLPLAGVLFNLDQALDERTVSFPGLSFEFAGNPRAFENFELFVNAVQLPNGIRLECQYNSDLFETATIQAWLDAYATLLRHATAAPQAAGSALGLASPSALAALTALQPSRTAYPAERLAHEYVEQQADRVPTRAAIAGDAPLSYAELDARANRIAHLLRGRGVQRGQLVGLSLSRSADMIAALLAVLKSGAGYVPLDPGFPAERLAFMAQDASLAALIVDDEASAIFDFPAANVLSLKRDAALIDAASAERLPRDEGSATPESVAYVIYTSGSTGKPKGVRVPHRATSNFISSMQREPGIREDDRLVAVTTLSFDIAFLELMLPLSVGAAIVLADHDHVRDGSALRELVERSGATIMQATPAGWRVLLESGWAGHAGFKAIAGGEPLPLDLAEALLARCGELWNAYGPTETTVWSTLWRAYDPRAGITIGQPIANTTVHVLDEHGAPCPLGMPGEIYIGGDGVTLGYLDRPELNAERFLPDPFSGESDARMYRTGDRGRWLAKGELEHLGRLDFQVKIRGYRIELGEIETALADLPEVARAVVMAREDRPGDVRLVAYVVAAEGADLETVDLCPPLRQRLPDYMVPQHFVAMPAIPLLPNGKIDRKSLPAPTQPTAEARRDRLMPRTDTERRVATAMEAVLALPELDVRDNFFALGGHSLLAAQLTARLNREFGITLSFRTLFDAPTIEGLAQTIDGYRAPDTATPSADIPRLANRDVAPLSSMQQRLWYLEQLHPGRVVYNTPSAHRLRGPMNVAAFRQALRDVVQRQPALRTSIETGENGGLQRIHAGLLPELVLEDLSTLPAETRLDVLKQTLDADIAQPFDLAQPPLYRARLFRLDDNDHVFFFMAHHIVWDGWSFDLLYEDLSRAYVSRCAGDGASLPPLPIEYADFSAWHRDWMRTDTVQKQLAHWLKTLDGALEPLELPTDRQRPARMSGAGATEWVRIPVERAAAVHALAQREEATSFMVLLATYYVLLHRLSGQRDLIVGTPVRGRDRVETESIMGLFVNALPLRVTVDPEAPFRDVLKQVRQVVLDAFAHPDVPFEQLVFSLGLARDESRPPISQAMFSFQDARRRIVSWGELSHEHLPVFQRGAADDIGLWFLEQEQGLLGGITYNADIFDPATAARFRDCYESLLASALADPGQTVARLDLLPEHESALLAEWNQTSLNVPDARLHQLFEQQCDKAPERAAIHCRDVTLSYRELDARANRIAHALRERGAAHGALVGVSLTRSLDMLATVLAVLKTGAGYVPLDPDFPADRLSYMAQDAQLAVLVTESAIAARIDDNGGARLLLDEAAAEIASRPGTRLPTNATLDGESVAYVIYTSGSTGRPKGVAIPHRAVVNFLAGMAERPGLHANERLLAVTTLSFDIAVLELFGPLSVGGEVLLATREESMDGDALCQLLDAHAATMMQATPVTWRLLLQTPWQPAAGFRALCGGEPLSADLAQQLLARGAELWNMYGPTETTVWSTCWRVEQPERGISIGTPIANTTIHVLDEYGQHCPIGVPGELCIGGDGVALGYLHREELTAERFPADPFAPGKHFYRTGDRARWLANGTLEHLGRLDFQVKLRGYRIEPGEIEAVARMEPSVLDCVVVVREIAPNDERLVLYAVCTEDEELVWPKLRAQLAARLPAYMQPQHLVRLSALPRTPNGKTDRKALPPPVLNTTLTTDDAEPGVSASDDPRERYLGEVWCKLVGADDVRASDNFFDIGGHSLLAIEMVTLVRKETGVKLNLLDVATSPLASLAAALPEGDLTEPQKSASLGGRLRQLFGRR; this is encoded by the coding sequence ATGAACCCGCATGAATCCGCGCAGGCAACCGACGCCAGCCCGATCGCCGTCGACTACGACCCGTTCGCCGGTGCGGCGCTGGCTCGCGTAGTACCCGCCACCGCGCCGCAACGCGAAGTGTGGCTGGCCTCCACGTTGGAGCCCGAGGCTTCGCTCGCCTACAACGAATCGGTGTCACTGCGCCTGCACGGCGATCTCGACGTAGAGGCCCTGCAGACAGCACTACGGCAACTGCCGGAGCGCCACGAAGCGCTGCGCGCCACCTTCGCCAATGATGGCGGCGAGCTATGCATTGCTGCGGAACTGGACCTGCCTTGCCCGCTGCGCGAACTCTCGTGGCTGGGGCCCGACGAGCAACAGGCCGAGATCGAAGCCACGCTCGCGCGCGTGGTCAGCGAACCGTTCAACCTGGACACCGGCCCACTGGTGCGCGCCGAATTGCTGCGTCTGTCATCGCAAGAACACCTGCTGGTGTTCACCGCGCACCACATCGTGTGCGATGGCTGGTCGTTCGGCGTGATCGTGCGCGACCTTGCAGCCCTCTATGCGCAGCAGATCGGCAAGGGTGAGGAATTGCCGCCCGCCGACGTGTTCGCCGACTACGCACTCGCTGAGGCGGATCACACACAGAGCGCCGCCGGCAAGGACGACGAAGCCTACTGGCTCGCCCGCTTCGCCAACGCCACGCCCTCGCTGGACCTGCCCACCGATCATCCACGCCCGCGCCAGCGCAGCTTCCATTCGCGCCGCGAAGACCTGTCGCTCGACGGCGCGCTTGTCGCCGATATCAAGCGCATGGGTGCGCAGCGCGGCGCGAGCCTGTACGCAACCTTGCTCGCCGGTTTCGGCCTGTTACTGCAACGGCTCAGCGGGCAGGACGACGTGGTCATCGGCATCCCCTCGGCCGGACAAGCCGCAGGCGGCCACCAGGATTTGGTGGGTCACTGCGTCAACGTGCTGCCGCTGCGCGTGATGCTCGATACGACCGCGCCGTTCGAGGACAGCCTCAAGCAAGTGCGCGGCGACCTGCTCGATGCTTTCGACCATCAGCAGTACACGCTAGGCAGCCTGCTTGCGCGCTTGGCCCTGCCGCGCGACCCGAGCCGGCTGCCGCTGGCTGGCGTCCTGTTCAATCTGGATCAGGCGCTGGACGAGCGTACCGTCAGCTTCCCCGGACTCTCTTTCGAATTCGCCGGCAACCCGCGCGCGTTCGAGAACTTCGAGTTGTTCGTCAACGCCGTGCAGTTGCCGAACGGCATCCGCCTGGAATGCCAGTACAACAGCGACCTGTTCGAAACCGCCACCATCCAGGCGTGGCTGGACGCCTATGCCACCTTGCTGCGGCACGCCACAGCGGCGCCTCAGGCGGCCGGCAGCGCGCTCGGGCTTGCTTCGCCATCGGCGCTCGCAGCCCTGACAGCGTTGCAGCCGTCGCGCACAGCGTATCCCGCGGAACGACTGGCGCACGAATACGTCGAACAGCAGGCTGATCGCGTCCCCACCCGCGCCGCCATCGCAGGCGATGCACCACTGAGCTACGCCGAACTGGACGCCCGCGCCAATCGCATCGCCCACCTGTTGCGCGGGCGCGGCGTGCAGCGGGGCCAGTTGGTCGGCCTGTCACTCAGCCGCAGCGCGGACATGATCGCCGCGCTGCTGGCGGTGCTGAAATCCGGCGCTGGCTACGTGCCGCTCGACCCCGGCTTTCCGGCGGAACGCCTCGCCTTCATGGCGCAGGACGCCTCGCTCGCCGCGCTTATCGTCGACGATGAAGCATCGGCCATCTTTGATTTCCCGGCAGCGAATGTGCTCTCGCTCAAGCGCGACGCAGCGCTCATCGACGCAGCGAGCGCAGAGCGCCTGCCGCGTGACGAAGGCTCCGCCACGCCGGAATCCGTCGCCTACGTGATCTATACCTCCGGCTCGACCGGTAAGCCCAAAGGCGTGCGGGTGCCGCACCGCGCGACATCCAACTTCATCAGCAGCATGCAACGGGAACCCGGCATCCGCGAGGATGACCGCCTGGTCGCGGTGACCACGTTGTCCTTCGACATTGCCTTCCTCGAGCTGATGTTGCCGCTCAGCGTGGGTGCGGCCATCGTGCTGGCCGACCACGATCATGTACGCGACGGCAGCGCGCTGCGCGAGCTGGTGGAACGCAGCGGCGCCACGATCATGCAGGCAACGCCGGCCGGTTGGCGGGTACTGCTGGAATCGGGCTGGGCGGGGCACGCAGGCTTCAAGGCGATTGCAGGCGGCGAGCCGCTGCCGTTGGATCTGGCTGAAGCCTTGCTGGCGCGTTGCGGCGAACTGTGGAACGCCTATGGCCCCACCGAAACCACCGTGTGGTCCACGCTGTGGCGCGCATACGACCCGCGTGCAGGCATCACCATCGGCCAGCCCATCGCCAACACCACCGTCCATGTGCTCGACGAGCACGGCGCGCCCTGTCCGCTGGGCATGCCGGGCGAAATCTACATTGGCGGCGACGGCGTGACGCTAGGCTATCTCGACCGCCCGGAACTCAATGCGGAACGCTTCCTGCCCGATCCGTTCTCCGGCGAGTCCGATGCGCGCATGTATCGCACCGGTGATCGTGGTCGCTGGCTGGCCAAGGGCGAGCTGGAACACCTCGGTCGCCTTGATTTCCAGGTGAAGATCCGCGGCTATCGCATCGAGCTGGGTGAAATCGAAACCGCGCTGGCCGATCTGCCGGAAGTCGCCCGTGCCGTGGTGATGGCGCGTGAGGACCGCCCCGGCGACGTGCGTCTGGTCGCCTATGTGGTGGCCGCCGAAGGCGCGGACCTGGAAACAGTCGATCTGTGCCCGCCCCTGCGCCAACGCCTGCCCGACTACATGGTGCCGCAGCACTTCGTGGCGATGCCGGCTATTCCCCTGCTTCCCAATGGCAAAATCGACCGCAAGTCGCTTCCCGCACCTACGCAACCCACCGCCGAAGCGCGCCGCGACCGCCTTATGCCCCGCACCGACACCGAGCGCCGCGTGGCTACCGCGATGGAAGCCGTGCTCGCCCTGCCGGAGCTGGACGTACGCGACAACTTCTTCGCGCTGGGCGGCCACTCGCTGCTTGCCGCACAACTCACCGCACGCTTGAATCGGGAGTTCGGCATCACGCTGTCCTTCCGCACACTGTTCGACGCACCGACCATCGAAGGACTCGCCCAGACCATCGACGGCTATCGCGCACCGGATACGGCCACGCCATCGGCGGACATCCCGCGCCTCGCGAATCGCGACGTAGCACCGCTGTCCTCGATGCAGCAACGCCTGTGGTACCTGGAACAACTGCACCCCGGCCGCGTGGTCTACAACACGCCCTCCGCGCATCGTCTGCGCGGTCCCATGAATGTAGCGGCGTTCCGTCAGGCCTTGCGCGACGTGGTGCAACGCCAGCCAGCCCTGCGCACTTCCATCGAAACCGGCGAGAACGGCGGGCTGCAGCGGATTCATGCCGGACTCCTGCCCGAGTTGGTGCTGGAAGACCTTTCCACACTGCCTGCCGAGACGCGCCTGGACGTGCTGAAACAGACGCTCGACGCCGACATCGCCCAGCCGTTCGACCTTGCGCAGCCGCCGCTGTATCGCGCGCGCTTGTTCCGGCTGGACGACAACGACCATGTGTTCTTCTTCATGGCCCACCACATCGTGTGGGATGGCTGGTCATTCGACCTCTTGTACGAGGATCTGTCGCGCGCCTATGTCTCGCGCTGCGCTGGCGACGGCGCCAGCCTCCCGCCATTGCCGATCGAATACGCCGACTTCTCCGCATGGCATCGCGACTGGATGCGCACCGACACCGTGCAGAAACAACTCGCGCACTGGCTCAAAACACTAGACGGCGCGCTGGAACCGCTCGAACTTCCCACCGACCGCCAACGCCCTGCGCGCATGTCGGGCGCCGGCGCCACCGAATGGGTCCGCATCCCCGTGGAGCGCGCCGCCGCCGTGCATGCCCTGGCGCAACGCGAAGAAGCCACGTCATTCATGGTGCTGCTGGCGACGTACTACGTGCTTCTGCATCGCCTGAGCGGCCAGCGCGACCTGATCGTCGGCACGCCGGTCCGTGGTCGCGACCGCGTGGAGACCGAAAGCATCATGGGTCTGTTCGTGAACGCGCTGCCGCTGCGCGTAACGGTCGATCCCGAGGCCCCGTTCCGCGACGTGCTGAAACAGGTGCGACAGGTAGTGCTTGATGCGTTCGCGCATCCCGACGTACCGTTCGAGCAACTGGTGTTCTCGCTGGGACTGGCGCGCGACGAAAGCCGACCGCCGATCTCCCAGGCGATGTTCTCCTTCCAGGATGCACGCCGTCGCATCGTGTCCTGGGGCGAGCTGTCGCATGAGCATCTGCCCGTATTCCAGCGCGGCGCCGCGGACGACATCGGCCTGTGGTTCCTCGAACAGGAACAAGGCTTGCTGGGTGGCATCACGTATAACGCCGACATCTTCGACCCGGCAACGGCAGCGCGCTTCCGTGATTGCTACGAGAGCCTGCTCGCCTCCGCGCTGGCCGATCCTGGCCAGACTGTCGCGCGCCTGGATCTGTTGCCGGAGCACGAAAGCGCCCTGCTTGCCGAGTGGAACCAGACCTCGCTGAACGTCCCCGACGCCCGTCTCCACCAGCTGTTCGAGCAGCAATGCGACAAGGCACCGGAACGCGCGGCCATCCATTGCCGTGACGTCACATTGAGCTACCGCGAACTGGATGCGCGCGCCAACCGCATTGCGCATGCCCTGCGCGAACGCGGCGCGGCGCACGGCGCACTGGTCGGTGTATCCCTCACGCGCAGCCTCGACATGCTCGCCACCGTGCTGGCCGTGCTCAAGACCGGCGCAGGTTACGTACCGCTGGACCCGGACTTCCCCGCCGACCGCCTGTCCTATATGGCGCAGGATGCCCAGCTCGCTGTACTGGTCACCGAGTCGGCCATCGCTGCGCGTATCGATGACAACGGCGGCGCACGACTGCTGCTGGACGAAGCCGCCGCCGAGATCGCATCCCGGCCCGGTACGCGCCTGCCGACGAATGCCACGCTCGACGGTGAATCCGTTGCATACGTGATCTACACCTCGGGCTCCACCGGACGCCCCAAGGGTGTCGCCATTCCGCACCGCGCGGTGGTGAACTTCCTGGCCGGCATGGCGGAGCGCCCAGGTTTGCATGCGAACGAACGCCTGCTTGCCGTCACCACGCTGTCCTTCGACATCGCCGTGCTGGAACTGTTCGGCCCACTCAGCGTCGGCGGCGAAGTACTGCTCGCCACACGCGAGGAGTCGATGGACGGCGATGCCCTGTGCCAACTACTGGACGCACACGCCGCCACCATGATGCAGGCCACGCCCGTCACCTGGCGCCTGCTGCTGCAAACGCCCTGGCAGCCGGCAGCTGGTTTCCGTGCACTGTGCGGTGGCGAGCCGCTGTCCGCCGATCTGGCGCAACAGTTACTCGCACGCGGTGCCGAACTGTGGAACATGTACGGCCCCACCGAAACCACGGTGTGGTCCACCTGCTGGCGCGTCGAGCAGCCTGAGCGCGGCATCTCCATCGGGACGCCCATCGCCAATACCACCATCCACGTTCTCGACGAATACGGCCAGCATTGCCCCATCGGCGTACCCGGTGAACTGTGCATCGGCGGCGACGGTGTGGCGCTCGGCTACCTGCATCGCGAGGAACTGACCGCCGAACGTTTTCCGGCCGATCCCTTTGCACCCGGCAAGCACTTCTATCGCACCGGCGACCGTGCACGCTGGCTGGCGAACGGCACACTGGAACACCTCGGCCGCCTCGACTTCCAAGTAAAGCTGCGCGGCTACCGCATCGAGCCCGGCGAGATCGAAGCCGTCGCGCGCATGGAACCCAGCGTGCTCGATTGCGTCGTGGTGGTACGCGAGATCGCCCCCAATGACGAACGCCTCGTGCTGTATGCCGTGTGCACGGAAGACGAAGAACTCGTTTGGCCAAAGCTGCGCGCACAGTTGGCAGCCCGTCTACCCGCCTATATGCAGCCGCAACATTTGGTGCGCCTGTCCGCGCTGCCACGCACGCCGAACGGCAAGACCGACCGCAAGGCGCTGCCGCCACCTGTCCTCAACACCACGCTGACGACTGATGACGCCGAACCGGGCGTAAGCGCCAGCGACGACCCGCGCGAACGCTACCTCGGCGAAGTCTGGTGCAAGCTGGTGGGCGCGGACGACGTGCGGGCCAGCGACAACTTCTTCGACATCGGCGGCCATTCGCTGCTCGCGATCGAAATGGTCACGCTGGTGCGCAAGGAAACCGGGGTAAAGCTCAACCTGCTCGACGTCGCGACCAGCCCGCTGGCCTCACTGGCGGCGGCCCTGCCGGAAGGCGACCTGACGGAACCGCAAAAGAGCGCCTCGCTGGGCGGACGCTTGCGGCAACTGTTCGGCCGACGGTGA
- a CDS encoding glycosyltransferase family 2 protein produces the protein MLLYIFIGYPLIAWLCGKLMHRPVRKQPVLPTVSIIIVVRDGVRHIRAKLKNLRTLDYPAEYIEIIVACDGCKDRTAALVRHSHDARVRVLEFPVSRGKALCLNDAVATARGEILLMTDVQHKLSPLALREVVSNLGDPQVGAVSGSLELENVSSTFAHGVNAYWHYEKFIRRQESLCGSSVGVCAALYAVRAEYYRPLPPDTLLDDVLVPMSVAAHGRRVVFEPRAVAWGETAQAPLDEQARRMRAMVGCFQLIDVAPWLLSPARNPLWFQFMSHKMLRLLAPWLLLSLLLSSAYLARHQLAYGAVLAVLLGGVGLVAIERARPTAGRWLPVRLMVAFFYLNLYAAQASIAYARSRGEQLW, from the coding sequence ATGCTGCTCTACATTTTCATCGGCTACCCGCTGATCGCCTGGCTGTGCGGCAAGCTGATGCATCGCCCGGTGCGCAAGCAGCCGGTGCTGCCCACCGTGTCCATCATTATTGTGGTGCGCGACGGCGTGAGGCATATCCGCGCCAAGCTGAAGAACCTGCGCACACTGGACTACCCGGCCGAGTACATCGAGATCATCGTGGCCTGCGACGGCTGCAAGGACCGCACCGCCGCTCTCGTGCGCCACTCGCACGACGCACGCGTGCGGGTACTCGAGTTTCCCGTGTCACGCGGCAAGGCGCTGTGCCTCAACGACGCCGTGGCCACCGCGCGCGGCGAGATCCTGCTGATGACGGACGTCCAGCACAAGCTGTCGCCACTGGCGCTGCGCGAAGTGGTGAGCAACCTGGGCGATCCGCAGGTAGGTGCAGTCAGCGGCAGCCTGGAACTGGAAAACGTGAGCAGCACCTTCGCCCACGGTGTGAATGCCTACTGGCACTACGAGAAGTTCATCCGCCGACAGGAAAGCCTCTGCGGCTCATCGGTGGGCGTTTGTGCGGCGCTGTATGCCGTGCGCGCCGAGTACTACAGGCCCTTGCCACCCGACACCTTGCTCGACGACGTACTTGTACCCATGAGCGTTGCCGCCCACGGCCGGCGCGTGGTGTTCGAACCGCGCGCCGTCGCCTGGGGCGAAACCGCACAGGCGCCGCTGGACGAACAGGCTCGTCGCATGCGCGCCATGGTCGGCTGCTTCCAGTTGATCGACGTGGCGCCGTGGCTGCTCTCACCCGCCCGCAACCCGCTGTGGTTCCAGTTCATGAGCCACAAGATGCTTCGCCTGCTGGCGCCGTGGTTGCTGCTGTCGCTGCTGCTGTCCTCCGCCTATCTGGCGCGTCACCAACTGGCGTATGGCGCCGTGCTTGCCGTCTTGCTGGGTGGCGTCGGGCTGGTCGCCATCGAACGTGCTCGGCCCACGGCGGGGCGCTGGTTGCCGGTGCGCCTGATGGTCGCGTTCTTCTATCTCAATCTTTACGCGGCGCAGGCGTCCATCGCCTATGCGCGCAGCCGAGGGGAACAACTATGGTGA
- a CDS encoding polysaccharide deacetylase family protein yields the protein MVSQTPHTGIRERLGELCYSAGLLSPLQKMRAWWQKDLRILAYHRVMPVPDPEQYEFDMELVSTTPEEFREQMTLVRDRYRPMRLSDVAAAINAGHPLPPDAVVITFDDGYDDNYRIAYPILKELGVPATFFISTGHIDSGRPYAYDWLVHLILLSDASRLELPELGMDVPMPATRDERRALAGRVLDNMKEISALAQAAMIRRLEDAWQMPSEHARPADCRPMSWDQLREMRAAGLEIGSHGVNHWMLSKLPREELEHEVLDSRNALLRELGPMPLLMSYPVGSNRAFDRQVIEVTRDAGFDLACSYISGTNPRPADNRYSLYRIAVERYYGKAWFAALLAMPGVVGYPTPAHLATTDEGACL from the coding sequence ATGGTGAGCCAGACGCCGCACACTGGCATCCGTGAACGGCTAGGCGAGCTGTGCTATAGCGCTGGCCTGCTCAGCCCGCTGCAGAAAATGCGCGCATGGTGGCAGAAAGACCTGCGCATCCTCGCTTATCACCGCGTGATGCCGGTACCCGATCCGGAGCAGTACGAGTTCGACATGGAGCTGGTCAGCACCACGCCGGAAGAGTTCCGCGAACAGATGACACTGGTGCGCGACCGCTATCGCCCCATGCGCCTCAGTGACGTGGCCGCCGCCATCAACGCGGGCCATCCGCTGCCGCCCGATGCGGTGGTGATCACCTTTGACGACGGTTACGACGACAACTACCGCATTGCCTATCCGATCCTTAAGGAACTCGGCGTCCCGGCCACCTTCTTCATTTCCACTGGTCACATCGATAGCGGTCGTCCGTATGCGTACGACTGGCTGGTGCACCTGATCTTGCTCAGCGATGCGTCGCGGCTGGAACTTCCCGAGCTAGGCATGGATGTGCCGATGCCAGCGACGCGCGACGAACGCCGCGCCTTGGCGGGTCGCGTGCTCGACAACATGAAGGAGATCAGCGCGCTGGCACAGGCAGCGATGATCCGCCGCCTGGAAGACGCGTGGCAGATGCCCTCCGAGCATGCGCGGCCGGCGGACTGTCGCCCGATGAGCTGGGATCAGCTACGCGAAATGCGCGCCGCCGGTCTGGAGATCGGCTCGCACGGCGTGAATCACTGGATGCTCTCCAAACTGCCGCGTGAGGAGCTGGAGCACGAGGTTCTCGACTCCCGCAATGCCTTGCTGCGCGAACTCGGCCCCATGCCGTTGCTGATGTCCTATCCGGTGGGCAGCAACCGCGCATTCGACCGGCAGGTCATCGAGGTGACCCGCGATGCAGGCTTCGACCTGGCCTGCAGCTACATCAGCGGCACCAACCCGCGACCAGCCGATAATCGTTACTCGCTGTACCGCATCGCCGTAGAGCGCTATTACGGCAAAGCCTGGTTCGCCGCTTTGCTGGCCATGCCTGGCGTGGTCGGTTATCCGACGCCCGCCCATCTGGCCACAACGGATGAGGGAGCCTGTTTATGA
- a CDS encoding O-antigen ligase family protein, translating into MFPLILCYVVLTIVRPQEYIPALLGVPVLPIVLALAFAAWLTSGARRPRAPQFVILLAFFAVLMLSEVANGWVGGVKDQLGKFGPVVLTFFMIAAACNTQRRILVLMAVMVMCATVLAMHGIGQASAGIGWTGIPLGDDGRIQYVGIFNDPNDLGMLFVLVLPMACLLLKRAGFFGKLLWLACILTLLYGVRLTNSRGAMLGVLVVAGGYIWYRRGAIVAGVLGAAGLAVMKMLSSRMQELDAGEESASGRVDAWYEGLQMFKSHPLLGVGPGNFTDYNPLTAHNSFVLVLAETGFVGYVLWLMLIGYTFWMVATVLRLKPDPITDPERHAAWSIERPMALTLLLSLCGMFTCAFFLSRSYMIVLYVVLAIVTGFYLGARERIGDLPSFRMSESGMRWVPAAIGSIAGLFVLVSILLRTEG; encoded by the coding sequence ATGTTCCCACTGATCCTCTGCTACGTCGTCCTGACCATCGTCAGGCCGCAGGAATACATACCGGCGCTGCTCGGCGTGCCCGTGCTGCCCATTGTGCTGGCACTGGCCTTCGCCGCATGGCTCACCTCGGGCGCGCGCAGGCCGCGTGCGCCGCAGTTCGTCATACTGCTGGCCTTCTTCGCCGTACTGATGCTGTCGGAAGTCGCCAACGGCTGGGTCGGTGGCGTGAAAGATCAGCTCGGCAAGTTTGGTCCTGTCGTGCTCACCTTTTTCATGATCGCCGCAGCATGCAATACGCAGCGACGCATCCTGGTGCTTATGGCAGTGATGGTGATGTGCGCCACGGTGCTGGCGATGCACGGCATCGGCCAAGCCAGCGCCGGCATCGGCTGGACCGGCATTCCGCTTGGCGATGACGGCCGCATCCAGTACGTGGGCATCTTCAACGACCCGAACGACTTGGGCATGCTGTTCGTTTTAGTACTTCCCATGGCTTGCCTGTTGCTCAAGCGCGCGGGTTTCTTCGGCAAGCTGCTCTGGTTGGCCTGCATCCTGACCCTGCTCTACGGTGTGCGTCTCACCAATTCACGCGGCGCGATGCTGGGTGTGCTGGTCGTCGCTGGTGGTTACATCTGGTATCGCCGGGGCGCCATCGTCGCGGGCGTGCTGGGCGCGGCCGGCCTTGCGGTGATGAAGATGCTTTCGTCGCGCATGCAGGAACTCGATGCCGGCGAGGAATCGGCCAGCGGCCGCGTGGACGCCTGGTATGAAGGCCTGCAGATGTTCAAATCCCACCCGCTGCTCGGCGTGGGCCCCGGCAATTTCACCGACTACAACCCGCTCACCGCGCACAATTCGTTTGTGCTGGTGCTGGCGGAAACCGGCTTTGTCGGCTACGTGCTGTGGCTGATGCTGATCGGCTACACGTTCTGGATGGTGGCGACCGTGCTGCGCCTTAAGCCTGATCCCATTACCGATCCCGAGCGGCATGCCGCCTGGAGCATCGAGCGGCCGATGGCGCTGACCCTGCTGCTGTCGCTGTGCGGCATGTTCACCTGCGCGTTCTTCCTCAGTCGCAGCTACATGATTGTGTTGTATGTGGTGCTGGCTATCGTCACCGGCTTCTACCTGGGCGCGCGCGAGCGCATTGGCGACCTACCCTCCTTCCGCATGAGCGAAAGCGGCATGCGCTGGGTTCCCGCCGCCATCGGCAGCATCGCAGGACTGTTTGTGCTGGTCAGCATCCTGCTGAGGACGGAAGGATGA